The Terrirubrum flagellatum nucleotide sequence ATTGATCGTGACCTGCTGCAGCAGCGCAAATTCGCGCTGCGCCGCGCCGCCGGCGTGCTGCAGGACGGGACGCCGTTCGATCTGCCCGCCGACAGTCCCCTGCCCCTGCCAATCGAGGTGCCGGACACCGCGGCCGGACAATTCCTCTGGCTGACGATGCCGATGGCGACGTCGAATTCGCGCGAGGTCGATCAGCCCGAAACCGAGAGCGCCAGCCGCTATGTCGCCGGCCTCGAAATGTTCATCGATTCGACCTCGTCGCTCCGCATCGAGGAAGAGATCGACATCGCTTCACCGCGCCTGGCGCTCGAATTGCGCAAGACGGCGAAGCCGGGCTTCGTGTCGATCGGAATCGCGCGCGTGCTTGAAGTGCGCGACAAGGCGGTGCTGCTCGATGATCAGTATGTCCCGCCAGTGCTGATCTGCACGGCGCATCCGGTCGTCGACGGATGGACGGATCGCGTGCTCGGCTGGATCGACAACAAGGTCGAGGAGCTTGCGCGCTACGCCGCTGATCCCACCGCCGGCGGCGGTCTGCAGAGCGTCGATTATTTCGTGCTGCAGCTCCTCAACCATCACGGCCCGGTGCTGAAGCATCTCCGCCGCTCGCGCTATGTGCATCCCGAGCGCCTCTACGAAGAGATGCTGCGCTTCGTCGGCGAGCTAGCGACATTCTCGTCGCCGGAGCGGCGCGCGAATGATTATGAAGCCTATGATCACGACGATCTCGAAGGCACGTTCGCGCCCATCATCCGCGATATTCAGGCCTATCTCTCGGTGAGTTTCGGCCGGCGCGCGCTGCGTCTCGAAATCATCGAGCGCGCTCCGAACGCGTTCGTATCGACGATCCGTGATCGCTCGCTGTTCCGCACCGCCAATCTCATTCTCGAAGTGTCGGCGCGCCGCCCGCTCAGCGAAATCCAGGCGCAATTCCCGCATCTGTTCAAGATCGGTCCGAACACCAAGATGAACGAGATCGTCCATACGCACCTGCCGGGCGTCGGCCTCGTCCACCTACCGGCCCCGCCGCCGCAGATCCGCGCGATGGCCGATCACGTCTACTTCCTGTTCGACC carries:
- the tssK gene encoding type VI secretion system baseplate subunit TssK, encoding MSWYNKVLWKEGLFLRPHHLQQNDRYHEHLLESRVRTISPYPWGFSALEIDRDLLQQRKFALRRAAGVLQDGTPFDLPADSPLPLPIEVPDTAAGQFLWLTMPMATSNSREVDQPETESASRYVAGLEMFIDSTSSLRIEEEIDIASPRLALELRKTAKPGFVSIGIARVLEVRDKAVLLDDQYVPPVLICTAHPVVDGWTDRVLGWIDNKVEELARYAADPTAGGGLQSVDYFVLQLLNHHGPVLKHLRRSRYVHPERLYEEMLRFVGELATFSSPERRANDYEAYDHDDLEGTFAPIIRDIQAYLSVSFGRRALRLEIIERAPNAFVSTIRDRSLFRTANLILEVSARRPLSEIQAQFPHLFKIGPNTKMNEIVHTHLPGVGLVHLPAPPPQIRAMADHVYFLFDRNSPLWPEFSSASAIGMHFAGDWPELELELWAVLGDRR